TCGGCGAACTTCCCCTGGCGGCGAAGGTAGTCCATCACTTCCTCGCCGTTCTTGACGAAGCGAAGCTCGTTGGCGAGGCGCCGGTCCTCGAATGTTTCACGGGTGAGCATCTGGTCTTCGTCGTCGTCGTCGGCGACGAGGATGACGATGGGCTGGCGATCGACGTTCAAAGGGCGTCTCCTTCGATTCGAGGCGGGCGGGAGAACGAAGAACCACGCATCCGGGCGGCGCCGAAGCGCTTCCCGGTCCTCCGAACGCCGCGGCTATTACCACATGAGCGTACGTGAGGGTAGAAGACCGGGGTCGGCAGCACGAGGTACGGCAGGCAAGCCGCAGCCGCCGCCGTCCAGAATCCCCGGGGCAGCCGCCGAAGGAAGGAACCGATGCTCGAAGGGATCCGGGTCGTCGAGATGGGGGTCTGGGTGGCCGGGCCGGCCGTAGGCGGGATCCTGGCCGACTGGGGCGCCGACGTCGTCAAGGTCGAGTCGCCGGCCGGCGACCCGATGCGCGGCTTTTTCCGCGCCTCGATCGGCAGCGAGATACCCCACAACCCGCCGTTCGACCTCGACAACCGGGGCAAGAGGAGCATCGTCCTCGACCTCCGGACCGACGCTGCCCGCGCCGCGCTCGAGAAGATCCTGGCCGGCGCCGACGTCTTCGTCTCCAACATGAGGCCGGCTGCCCTGGCCCGCCTCGGACTCGCGCACGACGATCTGATGGTCCGCCATCCCCGACTCATCGTTGCCAGCATCACGGGCTACGGGCTGGAGGGCGAGGAGTCGGACAGGGCAGGCTACGACATCGGTGCGTTCTGGGCGCGATCGGGGGTGGCGGATTTGTTCCGCACCCCGAACCAGCCGCCGCTGGCGCTGCGCGGCGGGTTCGGTGACCACATCACCGGCATCTCGACCGTCGCCGGCATTCTCGGAGCGCTGATCGAACGGGGCCGCACCGGACGCGGTCGCCTCGTCGAGACCTCGCTACTTCGCACTGGGATGTACTGTATCGGCTGGGACCTCGGCATCCAGCTCGTCTACGACAAGCTGCGCGGCACTCCGGCCCGCACCGAAAACGACAACCCGATGGTCAATTGCTACCAGGCCTCCGACGGATCGTGGTTCTGGCTGATCGGGCTGGAAGGCGACCGCCACTTCCCGCTGCTGTGCAACGCGATGCAGCGCAAGGAGCTTGCCGTCGTTCCTCGATTCGCGACACCGGTGGACAGGCGCATCAACCGCCGCGAGCTGATCGCGCTGCTCGACGGCATCCTCGGCGGCAAGACGCGCGAGGAGTGGGCCGAAAGATTCGATCGCGAAGGCGTGTGGTGGGTGCCGGTGCAGTCGGCCGCCGA
This genomic window from Candidatus Binatia bacterium contains:
- a CDS encoding CoA transferase; the protein is MLEGIRVVEMGVWVAGPAVGGILADWGADVVKVESPAGDPMRGFFRASIGSEIPHNPPFDLDNRGKRSIVLDLRTDAARAALEKILAGADVFVSNMRPAALARLGLAHDDLMVRHPRLIVASITGYGLEGEESDRAGYDIGAFWARSGVADLFRTPNQPPLALRGGFGDHITGISTVAGILGALIERGRTGRGRLVETSLLRTGMYCIGWDLGIQLVYDKLRGTPARTENDNPMVNCYQASDGSWFWLIGLEGDRHFPLLCNAMQRKELAVVPRFATPVDRRINRRELIALLDGILGGKTREEWAERFDREGVWWVPVQSAAEAVRDPQALANGAICEVDGEGGRDAYRAIASPVGFRDQGHRTPPSHLRAVPALGADTREVLREAGLSDTEIDALGRS